A genomic stretch from Microbacterium proteolyticum includes:
- a CDS encoding amino acid ABC transporter ATP-binding protein: protein MTATVPLVDARNVRKSFGTHHVLRGIDLRVDRGSVACLLGPSGSGKSTFLRCINHLESIDGGRILVDGDLIGYREHRGGLREMRPREVAAQRRNIGMVFQRFHLFPHMTALENIIEAPQRVAGVRRAIAQGEARELLDRVGLADYAGHYPAQLSGGQQQRVAIARALAMHPQLMLFDEPTSALDPELVGDVLAVMRDLAKDGMTMIVVTHEIGFAREVADTVVFMDGGVVVEAGAPAQVIGAPQHERTRAFIESVL, encoded by the coding sequence ATGACCGCCACCGTCCCCCTCGTCGACGCGCGCAACGTCCGCAAGAGCTTCGGCACCCATCACGTCCTGCGCGGCATCGACCTGCGCGTCGACCGCGGGAGCGTCGCGTGCCTGCTCGGCCCGTCCGGCTCGGGGAAGTCGACGTTCCTCCGCTGCATCAACCACCTGGAGTCCATCGACGGCGGGCGCATCCTCGTCGACGGCGACCTGATCGGCTACCGCGAGCACCGCGGCGGTCTGCGCGAGATGCGCCCGAGGGAAGTCGCCGCGCAGCGGCGCAACATCGGCATGGTGTTCCAGCGCTTCCACCTGTTCCCGCACATGACGGCCCTCGAGAACATCATCGAAGCGCCCCAGCGCGTGGCGGGGGTCCGTCGTGCGATCGCCCAGGGCGAGGCGCGCGAGCTCCTCGACCGGGTGGGGTTGGCCGACTACGCCGGGCACTATCCCGCGCAGCTGTCGGGCGGCCAGCAGCAGCGCGTCGCCATCGCGCGGGCCCTGGCGATGCACCCGCAGCTGATGCTCTTCGACGAACCGACCTCGGCACTCGACCCCGAACTCGTCGGCGACGTGCTCGCCGTCATGCGCGACCTGGCGAAAGACGGCATGACCATGATCGTCGTCACTCACGAGATCGGCTTCGCCCGCGAGGTCGCCGACACCGTGGTCTTCATGGACGGCGGTGTCGTGGTCGAGGCGGGCGCGCCCGCCCAGGTCATCGGCGCGCCGCAGCACGAACGCACGCGCGCCTTCATCGAGAGCGTGCTGTGA